The Methylomusa anaerophila genome has a segment encoding these proteins:
- the cooS gene encoding anaerobic carbon-monoxide dehydrogenase catalytic subunit produces the protein MEAMKAKKAVKATDCAVGEMLEVARKQGIETVWDRYARQIPQCGFGDSGLCCRNCTQGPCRIDPFGDGPAAGVCGITADSMVARNLIRAIAAGAASHSGHAKHLAHVLKKVAAGKLTDYSVKDENKLRAVATRLGIPTEGKSVQELAAAVASAALEEFSEREEPLAWAATTLTSSQVEKLGGLGVLPAGIDSAISEILQRTTLGVDADPVNLLLGGVKGAVADFAGCHLGTDLADILFGTPTPVFSEANMGVLKENAVNIALHGHNPVVSELIVVAARQEDILAQAKSAGAEGINLVGICCTGNEVLMRQGVAPLTHSLSQEMPILTGALDAIVVDYQCVYPSLANIADCYGTKLITTMDIAKIPGAVHMAIEEERGLEQAKEIIKLAVERFKARKGAPTCIPQVKQKVIAGFSTEAIIGALSKLNAADPLKPLIDNIVNGNIQGVVLFAGCNNVKVPQDANFIAIVKELAKRDVLMLATGCGAGALARHGLLTSEATMEYAGPGLKAVFTAIGEANGLGGPLPLVLHVGSCVDNSRPVDIAVALANKLGVDVNQLPVAASAPEFKAEKAVAIGTWAVTLGLPTHLGLVPPVLGSKLVTRVLTQDIKDITGGYFLVETDPLLAAEKIFDALQERRQKLNIGTRRW, from the coding sequence ATGGAAGCTATGAAAGCAAAAAAAGCTGTGAAAGCAACGGATTGTGCAGTTGGTGAAATGCTTGAAGTCGCCCGGAAACAGGGAATTGAAACTGTTTGGGACAGATATGCCAGACAAATACCCCAATGCGGGTTCGGCGACAGCGGACTGTGTTGCCGTAATTGTACTCAGGGTCCATGCCGTATTGATCCTTTTGGCGATGGTCCTGCTGCCGGCGTCTGCGGCATCACGGCCGACTCCATGGTGGCGCGTAATCTGATAAGGGCTATTGCCGCCGGGGCGGCCAGCCATTCCGGTCATGCCAAGCATCTGGCCCACGTTCTGAAGAAAGTGGCGGCAGGGAAGCTTACAGACTATAGTGTGAAAGACGAAAATAAGCTGAGGGCTGTAGCCACCCGCTTAGGCATACCTACGGAAGGAAAGTCGGTTCAAGAACTTGCCGCCGCTGTAGCCAGTGCGGCCCTGGAAGAATTTTCCGAACGGGAGGAACCGCTGGCGTGGGCCGCTACTACTCTTACTTCTTCCCAAGTTGAGAAACTGGGGGGACTTGGCGTTCTACCCGCAGGGATAGACAGCGCCATTTCGGAAATATTGCAACGTACCACCCTGGGGGTGGATGCCGATCCGGTCAACCTTTTGCTGGGCGGGGTGAAGGGGGCTGTTGCCGACTTTGCCGGCTGTCACCTGGGAACGGATCTGGCCGATATCCTGTTTGGCACGCCAACTCCCGTCTTTTCTGAGGCTAATATGGGCGTGTTGAAAGAAAATGCCGTTAATATTGCTCTTCACGGCCACAATCCGGTTGTTTCCGAACTTATTGTGGTTGCCGCCCGACAGGAAGACATTCTGGCCCAAGCCAAGTCCGCCGGGGCGGAAGGAATAAACCTGGTGGGAATATGCTGTACCGGCAACGAAGTCTTAATGCGTCAGGGTGTAGCGCCGCTTACTCATTCTCTGTCCCAGGAGATGCCGATCCTGACCGGCGCCCTTGATGCCATAGTCGTCGATTACCAGTGCGTGTATCCTTCGTTAGCCAACATTGCCGACTGTTATGGCACCAAGTTAATTACCACCATGGATATAGCTAAAATCCCCGGCGCCGTGCATATGGCGATCGAGGAAGAGCGCGGACTGGAACAAGCGAAGGAAATTATCAAATTGGCTGTAGAACGGTTCAAGGCCCGCAAGGGTGCGCCAACCTGTATTCCCCAGGTAAAACAAAAAGTAATTGCCGGGTTTTCCACCGAGGCAATTATCGGCGCTTTAAGCAAGCTAAATGCGGCCGATCCCTTGAAACCGCTGATCGATAATATTGTTAACGGCAATATTCAGGGCGTGGTGTTATTCGCCGGCTGCAACAACGTAAAAGTTCCCCAGGATGCTAACTTTATCGCTATCGTCAAGGAACTGGCCAAACGGGACGTTTTGATGCTGGCTACCGGCTGCGGCGCGGGCGCTTTGGCCCGCCATGGTTTGCTTACGTCAGAAGCAACGATGGAGTATGCCGGCCCCGGTCTGAAAGCAGTGTTTACAGCCATTGGCGAGGCTAACGGTCTTGGCGGCCCGCTGCCTCTTGTTTTGCATGTGGGCTCCTGTGTTGACAATTCCCGCCCGGTGGATATTGCCGTAGCCCTGGCCAATAAACTGGGCGTGGATGTCAATCAACTGCCGGTAGCGGCCAGCGCGCCGGAGTTCAAAGCGGAAAAAGCGGTAGCAATCGGAACTTGGGCCGTAACTCTCGGTTTGCCTACCCACCTGGGTTTAGTGCCGCCGGTTCTCGGCAGTAAATTGGTCACCCGGGTTCTTACCCAGGATATTAAAGATATAACCGGCGGTTACTTCTTAGTTGAGACCGACCCGCTGCTGGCGGCTGAAAAGATCTTCGACGCGCTGCAGGAACGCCGTCAAAAATTAAATATCGGCACTCGCCGCTGGTAA
- a CDS encoding 4Fe-4S dicluster domain-containing protein, translating to MNITIDGKICQAEYGEFILAIAKRNDIHIPTLCHNDALPGQASCRLCIVDIVENGRNKVVTACVYPVTKEIEVITNSPKILNMRKTILMLLAARVPANEHLNKLIAEYSVSPVQRFASDPGEQCILCGLCVKACETVGLAAISTVSRGITKKVSTPYDEPSLSCIGCGACAQVCPTGAIKIVAAGKSRTIWNKNFELIKCEECGKYFATREQLEYINTKLGLADEDTLRLCEDCKTALVCEKFKNLYAANS from the coding sequence GTGAACATAACAATCGACGGCAAAATCTGCCAAGCGGAATATGGAGAATTTATTCTCGCTATTGCCAAGCGCAACGATATTCATATCCCTACCCTGTGTCATAACGATGCCCTGCCCGGTCAGGCAAGCTGCCGGCTATGCATTGTGGATATAGTCGAGAATGGGCGGAATAAAGTTGTCACGGCTTGCGTTTATCCGGTTACCAAAGAAATTGAAGTTATTACCAATTCACCCAAGATACTGAATATGCGCAAAACCATCCTTATGCTGCTGGCGGCAAGAGTACCGGCTAACGAGCACTTGAACAAACTTATCGCCGAATATTCCGTTTCCCCGGTGCAAAGATTCGCCTCCGACCCCGGCGAGCAATGCATCCTGTGCGGTTTGTGCGTCAAAGCCTGTGAAACAGTCGGCTTAGCCGCCATATCCACAGTAAGCAGGGGAATTACCAAGAAGGTTTCCACCCCTTATGACGAACCGTCCCTGTCGTGCATCGGCTGCGGCGCTTGCGCCCAAGTATGCCCCACCGGTGCAATCAAAATAGTGGCAGCGGGAAAAAGCAGGACAATTTGGAATAAAAATTTCGAACTTATAAAATGCGAAGAATGCGGCAAATACTTCGCAACCCGTGAACAACTTGAATATATCAATACCAAGCTGGGCCTGGCTGACGAAGATACATTGCGGCTGTGTGAAGATTGCAAGACAGCCCTGGTTTGTGAAAAATTCAAAAACCTCTATGCCGCCAACTCATAA
- a CDS encoding sugar phosphate isomerase/epimerase family protein, whose amino-acid sequence MRVKGIAINADAGMLDGNLEVLNRELQYFRDLGFSHVEIAPHGVGVIYNGIINRTRMAELLQILWQYPFRYVVHAPNAMNLMNMDDGVTERNLFEATIEFTTTIGAAVMVYHAGRFLPEEKFMLTGQEILTPLKRAAMWEREKTMLYELGDIAAEHGLTIAVENTRPYLEARHYCYGETLDQLAAMMRQIDHPQVGVALDAGHAYLTACHYQYDLLAGVEALAPYVRHIHLHDNFGKCCTYFAKKQQYELTATGRGDMHMPIGWGAVPVREILTRLPNYHGVVTLEIHPRYRAYYGEALRNTQELLECITD is encoded by the coding sequence ATGCGTGTTAAGGGAATCGCCATTAACGCCGATGCCGGAATGCTGGACGGTAATCTGGAGGTTTTAAACAGGGAATTACAATATTTCCGCGATTTGGGTTTTTCTCACGTGGAAATCGCGCCGCATGGGGTTGGGGTAATTTATAACGGAATCATTAACAGGACCAGAATGGCAGAATTGCTCCAAATACTGTGGCAATATCCTTTCCGGTATGTGGTACACGCACCCAATGCCATGAATCTCATGAATATGGATGATGGGGTGACCGAACGAAATTTGTTTGAAGCCACAATTGAGTTCACGACCACAATCGGTGCAGCGGTAATGGTTTATCATGCCGGCCGTTTTTTACCGGAAGAGAAATTTATGCTGACCGGCCAAGAAATCTTAACTCCTTTAAAACGGGCGGCAATGTGGGAGCGGGAGAAAACGATGCTGTACGAGTTGGGTGATATTGCCGCTGAACACGGGCTGACGATTGCCGTGGAAAACACCCGGCCGTATTTGGAGGCCAGACACTACTGTTATGGGGAAACGCTCGATCAGCTGGCGGCAATGATGCGGCAGATCGATCATCCGCAGGTGGGTGTCGCCCTTGATGCCGGGCATGCCTATCTGACTGCTTGCCATTATCAGTATGATTTGCTGGCCGGGGTTGAAGCCCTGGCGCCTTATGTCCGCCATATCCATTTGCACGATAATTTCGGAAAATGCTGCACATATTTTGCGAAAAAACAACAATATGAACTGACGGCAACCGGCCGGGGCGATATGCATATGCCAATCGGCTGGGGAGCCGTACCGGTCCGGGAAATATTGACCCGGTTACCGAATTATCACGGTGTGGTCACGCTGGAAATACACCCCCGTTACCGGGCATACTACGGGGAAGCGTTGCGCAATACGCAGGAACTGCTGGAATGCATAACAGATTAA
- a CDS encoding multidrug efflux MFS transporter — translation MENWKRNLMVCWFGVLATSAGLSQLTPILPLYIDQLGIHNFQDIERWSGIAYGITFIFMAVFSPLWGQAADKYGRKPMLLRASLGMAVVLTAMGFVQNIYQLVGLRLLQGTIAGFYSASITLIATQTPREHSGWALGTLSTGAVAGMLLGPLLGGYLAEIMGIRSVFFAIGALLLIAFAASLLFVQEEFTPPHKEALSFNKVWQLIPNPTVIVAMFVTTLILQLALMSIQPIITVYIAQLSTNTSHVALVSGMVFAATGLSSILAAPGLGKLADKIGPQKVMLAALIMAGISFIPQAFVQSSWELMGLRFLTGIATAGLLPAINCLVKNSTPDEIAGLVFGYNQCAQFLGSFLGSVLGGVVAATFGIHYVFFFTSVLLLLNATWVYKTVYSSKAACS, via the coding sequence ATGGAAAACTGGAAAAGAAATTTAATGGTATGCTGGTTCGGAGTACTGGCCACATCGGCGGGACTAAGTCAGCTTACTCCGATCTTGCCGCTTTATATTGATCAACTTGGTATTCATAACTTCCAGGACATTGAACGGTGGTCCGGAATTGCCTATGGCATTACCTTTATATTTATGGCCGTTTTCTCGCCGCTTTGGGGGCAAGCCGCCGACAAGTACGGGCGAAAACCAATGCTGCTGCGCGCCAGCCTGGGCATGGCCGTTGTCTTGACCGCCATGGGTTTCGTGCAGAATATCTATCAGTTAGTAGGATTACGGTTGCTGCAGGGGACCATTGCGGGTTTCTATTCTGCCTCAATTACTTTAATTGCCACTCAGACACCCAGGGAGCATTCCGGCTGGGCGCTGGGAACATTATCAACCGGCGCGGTCGCCGGTATGCTGCTGGGTCCGTTATTGGGAGGATATTTAGCTGAAATAATGGGCATCCGCAGTGTTTTTTTCGCTATCGGGGCGTTGCTGCTGATAGCATTCGCGGCATCGCTGCTATTTGTACAGGAAGAATTTACCCCCCCACATAAAGAAGCGCTGAGTTTTAATAAAGTTTGGCAGCTTATTCCCAATCCTACAGTGATAGTAGCCATGTTTGTCACAACCCTGATCCTGCAATTAGCTCTTATGTCCATACAACCGATTATCACCGTCTATATTGCCCAGTTGTCGACGAATACAAGCCATGTCGCACTCGTTTCCGGCATGGTTTTTGCAGCGACCGGCTTGTCGAGTATATTGGCTGCCCCGGGATTGGGGAAACTTGCCGACAAGATCGGACCGCAAAAGGTGATGCTGGCGGCGCTTATTATGGCGGGAATTTCATTTATCCCCCAGGCCTTTGTCCAAAGCTCATGGGAATTGATGGGGCTTCGCTTTTTAACGGGAATAGCGACTGCCGGCCTGTTGCCCGCAATTAATTGCCTGGTGAAGAACTCCACGCCGGATGAGATTGCGGGTCTGGTCTTTGGGTATAACCAATGCGCCCAGTTTTTGGGTTCCTTTCTCGGTTCGGTCCTGGGGGGAGTCGTGGCGGCCACGTTTGGCATTCATTATGTATTTTTCTTTACCAGCGTCCTTTTACTGCTGAATGCGACGTGGGTTTACAAGACTGTATACAGTAGTAAGGCAGCTTGCAGTTGA
- a CDS encoding ShlB/FhaC/HecB family hemolysin secretion/activation protein: MRIKQVAVGTLLSLSLTGWAVLAAFAQAPDAGKIGQSVKQAPPNLPLSPPAKLDISPTEEQVSDTTSENELTVITVRGFHIAGQTVYSEKELLALVKEAVGQELTLQDLHNVAARITKYYRRHGYLVAAAYIPAQDVTDGIVRIDIREGRYGKIQFSGDLPVSEQTIRRALGVKSGQIIAENALERGMLSLNDIPGLTARGTLTVGDTTGTSDLIIKIQKARTVSGSLTVNNFANSFTGKNQLSFNTNFYNLSGSGDLAAIRGDATGPGLTNGKISYTAPGGIPGLSFGAAYARMHYKLGDDFASLDASGYSTSTLLSANYVLNRSRDHNLYAQIGYEGKRLQDKVNASGTVTDKKADTITISITGDSQDKFAGGGISSYSLAHTWGNLDIMSADAKTNDDITAQTSGRFEKTTLNIIRLQRIADRVSLYSCLTGQLAGKNLESSEKIILGGANGVRAYPQGEASGDEGYLATCELRYLLPLPQDKTGIFQLIGFYDTGKVTLNKNLWPGYSGVNSRTLAGAGVGLQYVKPGHYFLRVDYAKKIGRGEAQSDTDKNGRLWVQMINYF; the protein is encoded by the coding sequence ATGCGGATCAAGCAGGTAGCAGTAGGTACACTCTTAAGCCTTTCTCTTACGGGTTGGGCAGTGCTTGCTGCCTTTGCTCAAGCGCCAGACGCGGGCAAGATCGGCCAAAGCGTCAAACAAGCCCCGCCTAACTTGCCCTTATCTCCGCCGGCTAAACTGGATATTTCACCAACCGAAGAACAAGTCTCCGATACTACAAGTGAAAACGAATTAACCGTGATAACTGTGCGAGGTTTTCATATTGCCGGCCAGACGGTTTATAGTGAGAAAGAACTGTTGGCTCTGGTTAAAGAGGCCGTTGGCCAGGAACTGACACTGCAAGACTTGCACAACGTAGCGGCGCGCATTACTAAATATTACCGGCGGCACGGCTATCTGGTTGCAGCAGCCTATATACCGGCGCAGGATGTTACCGATGGGATTGTCCGGATTGATATCAGGGAAGGCAGGTATGGAAAAATCCAATTCAGCGGCGACTTGCCTGTATCAGAGCAAACCATCAGGCGTGCTTTGGGAGTAAAGAGCGGTCAAATTATTGCCGAAAACGCTTTAGAGCGTGGTATGCTAAGCTTAAACGACATACCGGGCCTAACGGCGCGAGGAACATTAACCGTAGGCGACACAACCGGAACCTCGGACCTAATTATCAAGATTCAAAAAGCCAGGACAGTTAGCGGCAGTCTGACAGTTAATAATTTTGCTAACAGTTTTACAGGCAAAAATCAACTTAGTTTCAATACGAATTTTTATAACCTTAGCGGCAGCGGTGATCTTGCCGCAATTAGGGGCGATGCCACAGGCCCCGGACTAACGAACGGTAAAATATCATACACTGCGCCGGGCGGCATTCCCGGGCTTAGCTTTGGAGCGGCGTATGCCCGTATGCATTACAAATTGGGCGACGATTTCGCCAGCCTTGATGCCAGTGGTTACAGCACATCAACATTACTTTCGGCAAATTACGTTCTTAACCGGTCGCGGGATCACAACCTGTACGCCCAGATTGGCTATGAGGGCAAACGATTACAGGACAAAGTTAATGCAAGCGGGACGGTTACGGACAAAAAGGCTGATACAATCACAATAAGCATTACCGGCGACAGCCAGGACAAATTCGCCGGTGGCGGCATTAGCAGCTATTCACTTGCACATACTTGGGGAAACCTTGATATTATGTCTGCCGATGCCAAAACTAATGATGATATAACCGCCCAAACATCAGGCAGATTCGAAAAAACCACCCTAAATATCATACGACTTCAACGCATCGCCGACCGGGTGTCTTTATATAGCTGTCTTACCGGTCAGCTAGCCGGCAAAAACCTGGAATCCTCCGAGAAAATTATCCTGGGCGGGGCGAATGGAGTAAGAGCGTATCCACAGGGCGAAGCATCCGGTGACGAAGGGTATTTAGCAACATGTGAACTCCGCTATCTTCTCCCGCTACCCCAAGACAAGACCGGTATTTTTCAACTCATTGGGTTTTATGACACCGGTAAAGTTACTTTGAATAAGAACCTTTGGCCTGGTTATAGTGGAGTAAATAGCCGTACTCTCGCTGGCGCCGGCGTGGGTTTGCAATATGTAAAACCCGGCCATTATTTCCTCCGGGTTGATTATGCGAAAAAGATAGGTCGCGGGGAGGCTCAATCCGATACAGATAAGAACGGCAGGCTTTGGGTTCAAATGATCAACTATTTTTAA
- a CDS encoding NADH-quinone oxidoreductase subunit NuoE family protein encodes MSTAKSSADFTATREIMRKYPREQRYTLAILQDIQREYSYIPKESLTLLSEYLAAPLSKLYSMSTFYKALSLKPKGEHIVKICDGTACHIRSSMVIADEIEKLIHIKPGETTDDGRFSLETVNCLGACAIAPVMVINETYYGKVTPAAVKEILSEYGGLTGGRE; translated from the coding sequence ATGTCCACGGCCAAAAGTTCAGCGGATTTTACAGCCACGCGTGAGATTATGCGCAAATATCCCCGGGAACAACGTTATACCCTGGCAATACTCCAGGACATACAGCGGGAATACAGTTATATCCCCAAGGAGTCCTTGACTTTATTGTCCGAGTATCTGGCCGCTCCTTTGAGCAAGCTGTACAGTATGTCCACATTCTATAAAGCGCTAAGCCTGAAACCCAAAGGCGAACACATCGTCAAAATATGTGACGGCACTGCCTGTCATATCCGCTCCTCCATGGTAATTGCCGATGAGATTGAAAAATTGATTCATATAAAACCGGGTGAAACCACCGATGACGGCCGTTTTTCCCTGGAAACTGTAAATTGTCTTGGAGCCTGCGCCATTGCTCCCGTTATGGTTATTAACGAAACTTACTACGGAAAGGTTACGCCGGCCGCTGTTAAAGAAATCTTAAGTGAATACGGGGGGTTGACCGGTGGACGCGAATAG
- a CDS encoding NADH-quinone oxidoreductase subunit NuoF → MDANRKKTVLVCCGTGCLANNSLEIYTGLKQRVLAAKLAVAVEPVLKSTGCNGFCEKGPIVKILPDDVSYYKVQPADVEEIFTASILNNEVIDRLLYLNITTGKRVKSQKDNEFYKQQMKLALRNIGEIDPANIDDYIARDGYQGLKKALLEMTPLAVIAEVKASGLRGRGGAGFPTGQKWQQCASYDSFPKYAVCNGDEGDPGAFMDRSIMEGDPHTVIEGMLIGGYAIKAETGYIYIRDEYSLAIRNMALAIEKAKGRGFLGRNILGSGFNFDLHIVRGGGAFVCGESTALMASIEGNVGEPRAKYVRSVEKGLWGQPTVLNNVETWANIPLILSNGSQAFQSIGTENSTGTKVFSLVGKVKNTGLVEVPMGVTLRHLIFDIGGGVIGNKKFKAVQSGGPSGGCIPESLLDLRVDFDTLTAAGSMMGSGGMIVMDERTCMVDVARYYVNFLAEESCGKCVPCREGLTRMREILNDICRGEGRPGDIELLEEICAMTGEAALCGLGKSAPNPVVSTIEHFKDEYLAHIVDKRCPAGICKDLTAYYINQSSCIGCGLCAKNCPAGAISGQLKTPHTLDMKLCIKCGNCIDSCKFDAVQVG, encoded by the coding sequence GTGGACGCGAATAGAAAAAAGACCGTTCTGGTTTGCTGCGGCACAGGCTGTTTGGCAAATAACAGCCTTGAAATCTATACAGGGTTAAAGCAAAGAGTCCTCGCGGCAAAGCTGGCTGTTGCTGTTGAACCCGTCCTAAAGTCCACCGGCTGTAATGGATTCTGCGAAAAAGGTCCCATTGTTAAAATTTTGCCGGACGACGTTTCCTATTATAAAGTTCAACCGGCGGACGTAGAAGAAATCTTTACGGCATCCATTCTTAACAATGAGGTTATCGACAGACTGTTATACTTAAATATTACTACCGGCAAAAGGGTAAAATCGCAAAAAGATAATGAGTTTTACAAGCAGCAAATGAAACTGGCGTTAAGAAATATTGGGGAAATTGACCCGGCAAATATCGACGATTATATCGCCCGCGACGGCTATCAAGGATTGAAAAAAGCTCTTTTGGAAATGACGCCGCTGGCGGTAATCGCGGAAGTGAAAGCATCCGGATTAAGGGGCCGGGGCGGAGCCGGGTTCCCTACCGGGCAAAAATGGCAGCAGTGCGCAAGTTACGACAGTTTTCCCAAGTATGCGGTTTGCAACGGCGATGAAGGCGACCCGGGCGCGTTTATGGACCGAAGCATTATGGAGGGCGATCCTCACACGGTAATTGAAGGTATGCTGATAGGCGGCTATGCCATTAAAGCGGAAACAGGCTATATCTATATCCGGGATGAATATTCACTGGCAATCAGAAACATGGCCCTGGCCATTGAAAAAGCCAAAGGACGCGGCTTTCTCGGCCGGAATATTCTCGGCAGCGGCTTCAACTTCGACCTGCACATTGTAAGAGGCGGCGGCGCTTTCGTGTGCGGTGAATCAACCGCTCTCATGGCTTCAATCGAGGGCAACGTGGGCGAACCCCGGGCCAAGTATGTGCGTTCAGTGGAAAAAGGCCTGTGGGGGCAGCCGACAGTGCTTAACAATGTTGAAACCTGGGCCAACATCCCGCTCATCCTTAGCAACGGCAGTCAAGCCTTCCAATCTATTGGGACCGAAAACAGTACCGGCACCAAAGTTTTTTCACTGGTCGGCAAAGTTAAAAATACCGGCTTGGTTGAAGTGCCGATGGGCGTTACCCTGCGCCATTTGATATTTGACATCGGCGGCGGCGTTATCGGCAACAAGAAGTTTAAAGCGGTTCAAAGCGGCGGGCCGTCAGGCGGTTGTATCCCCGAGAGTCTTCTGGATTTGAGGGTTGACTTCGATACCCTCACCGCAGCCGGTTCCATGATGGGTTCCGGCGGGATGATCGTTATGGATGAAAGAACCTGTATGGTTGATGTGGCCCGTTACTATGTCAATTTTCTCGCCGAGGAATCCTGCGGCAAATGCGTCCCCTGCCGCGAAGGCTTAACCCGGATGCGCGAAATTTTGAATGATATATGCCGGGGAGAAGGCCGGCCGGGCGACATCGAACTTTTGGAAGAAATTTGCGCCATGACCGGCGAGGCGGCTTTATGCGGTCTGGGCAAGAGCGCCCCCAATCCGGTTGTCTCAACCATCGAACATTTTAAAGATGAATATCTGGCGCATATTGTTGACAAAAGATGTCCTGCCGGAATTTGCAAGGATCTAACCGCTTATTATATCAACCAGAGTTCCTGCATCGGTTGCGGCCTGTGCGCCAAAAACTGTCCCGCCGGCGCAATCAGCGGTCAACTGAAAACTCCCCATACCTTAGATATGAAGCTGTGCATTAAGTGCGGCAACTGCATTGATTCCTGCAAGTTTGATGCAGTCCAAGTCGGATAG
- a CDS encoding class I SAM-dependent methyltransferase — protein sequence MKIGELPFLQKQIIKALFGKIRRGGLRVRYWDGEESDYGDTAPRVKLLFNQCPASTLRFDDPVLSLGEAYMDGVLDYEGPLEDILLLLANNQSVFSGGTIVTKALKAIVGTDNRDQARRNIQHHYDLGNDFFALWLDETMSYSCAYFKHPTDSLYQAQLQKIDHILKKINIQPGETILDIGSGWGWLIIKAAQTYNAKALGITLSEEQYRATRERIAALGLTDKVDVQLINYLDLDEEKYRFDKIVSVGMFEHVGKENIPKYLNKINRLLVPGGLSLLHTITETTEDKPENTWMKTYIFPGGYVPSLRETIWQLPEHDFHLLHAESLRMHYAMTLDHWYTNFSQHLDDIQAKFDNRFVRMWGLYLKGSAAAFRATGLDIHQLLFSKGLNNELPLTLAHIYA from the coding sequence ATGAAAATTGGTGAACTACCGTTTTTGCAAAAGCAAATCATCAAGGCACTGTTCGGAAAAATTCGGCGCGGCGGTCTTAGAGTCCGGTATTGGGATGGCGAAGAGTCGGACTACGGCGACACCGCCCCCAGGGTAAAACTGCTTTTTAACCAATGTCCCGCTTCAACTCTCCGTTTCGATGATCCAGTTTTGTCTCTGGGTGAAGCGTACATGGACGGAGTGCTGGACTATGAAGGCCCTTTGGAAGACATACTGCTGTTACTGGCGAATAACCAGTCGGTTTTTTCAGGGGGAACAATAGTCACCAAGGCTTTGAAAGCAATTGTCGGTACGGATAACAGAGATCAGGCCAGGCGCAATATTCAGCATCACTATGACCTCGGCAATGATTTTTTCGCTTTATGGCTGGATGAAACCATGAGCTATTCCTGCGCCTACTTCAAGCATCCCACCGACTCCTTGTACCAGGCTCAACTGCAAAAAATAGATCACATCCTAAAAAAAATAAACATTCAGCCCGGTGAAACAATATTGGATATCGGCAGTGGCTGGGGCTGGCTGATTATCAAGGCGGCGCAAACCTACAACGCCAAAGCTTTGGGTATAACATTGAGCGAGGAGCAGTACCGGGCAACGCGGGAACGTATTGCCGCCCTGGGCCTAACTGATAAAGTGGACGTACAACTTATAAATTATCTTGATCTTGATGAAGAGAAATATCGCTTCGATAAAATAGTCAGTGTCGGCATGTTCGAACATGTTGGCAAAGAAAATATACCGAAATATCTAAATAAAATAAACCGTTTACTGGTGCCCGGCGGCTTATCGCTGCTCCACACTATCACCGAAACCACCGAAGACAAACCCGAAAATACCTGGATGAAAACATATATATTCCCCGGCGGCTACGTGCCGTCCCTGCGGGAGACCATATGGCAGCTGCCGGAACATGATTTCCATCTGCTCCACGCCGAAAGCCTGCGTATGCATTATGCCATGACTCTCGACCACTGGTATACGAACTTTTCTCAACACCTGGATGACATTCAGGCGAAATTCGACAACCGGTTCGTCCGGATGTGGGGACTCTATTTGAAGGGATCTGCCGCCGCCTTCCGGGCAACAGGCCTGGATATACATCAACTGCTTTTCTCCAAAGGATTAAACAATGAGCTACCGCTGACTCTTGCTCACATTTATGCCTAA
- a CDS encoding 4Fe-4S dicluster domain-containing protein, with protein sequence MQKEILIRPERCMGCHSCEIACTVAHSPTKTLVGALLTDKPPRKQIYVEQVDGFKAPIACRHCEDAPCVDICMTHSLHRTPDGRVTNSDRLSKCLGCWMCIMACPFGVIRKDGDERRAVKCDRECLDETDSPACVRACPTGALVYATVADFAAVKRRSQVPLLTAAGKE encoded by the coding sequence ATGCAAAAAGAAATCCTCATCCGTCCTGAACGTTGTATGGGCTGTCATTCCTGCGAAATAGCCTGCACCGTGGCCCATTCCCCGACTAAAACGCTGGTTGGCGCGCTGCTGACCGATAAGCCGCCCCGCAAACAGATTTACGTCGAGCAAGTTGACGGCTTTAAAGCACCCATTGCCTGTCGCCATTGTGAGGATGCTCCTTGTGTGGATATCTGCATGACTCACTCGCTGCACCGCACTCCGGACGGCAGGGTTACCAACAGTGATCGCTTGAGCAAGTGCCTGGGCTGCTGGATGTGCATCATGGCCTGTCCGTTCGGCGTCATTCGCAAGGACGGCGACGAGCGCCGGGCGGTAAAATGCGACCGGGAATGTCTTGATGAAACGGATAGTCCCGCCTGTGTCCGGGCCTGTCCCACCGGCGCGCTGGTATATGCCACCGTCGCCGATTTCGCGGCGGTCAAACGCCGCAGTCAAGTTCCCCTGCTCACCGCCGCCGGCAAAGAGTAA